From Pseudomonas putida, one genomic window encodes:
- a CDS encoding HlyD family secretion protein produces MTDQSRTTTTTALAETPEGATPPSEPTSPVRTRRVRILSSIMFACVALAGILLVLYAWRLPPFGSAIESTENAMVRGQVTIIGPQLSGYVVAVPVHDFQSVKAGDLLVQLDDRIYKQRLAQAIAQLQQEQAAQANNLQQRNSAEATIAQRQAAIGDAKAQADKARADLSRNQALVSDGSVSRRDLDVTRASQAAAVATLAQAKAALAIARQDRETVIVNRAALEASVENAKAAVELARIDLDNTRVTAPRDGQLGQIGTRLGAYVNSGAQLMALVPDTVWVIANMKETQMANVRIGQPVTFTVDALNHLKLRGHVQQISPATGSEFALLQADNATGNFVKIAQRIPVRITVDADQPAARRLSPGMSVVVSIDTQDER; encoded by the coding sequence ATGACCGACCAAAGCCGCACTACCACCACCACTGCGCTTGCCGAGACCCCGGAAGGCGCCACACCGCCCAGCGAACCCACCAGCCCGGTGCGCACGCGACGGGTGCGTATCCTGTCTTCGATCATGTTTGCCTGCGTGGCCCTGGCCGGCATCCTGCTGGTGCTCTATGCCTGGCGCCTGCCGCCGTTCGGCAGTGCCATCGAAAGTACCGAAAACGCCATGGTACGCGGCCAGGTCACCATCATCGGGCCGCAACTGAGCGGTTATGTGGTCGCTGTGCCTGTACATGACTTCCAGTCCGTCAAGGCCGGCGATTTGCTAGTGCAACTGGACGACCGCATCTACAAACAACGCCTGGCCCAGGCCATCGCCCAATTGCAACAGGAGCAAGCGGCGCAGGCCAACAACCTGCAGCAGCGCAACAGCGCCGAAGCCACCATCGCCCAACGTCAGGCCGCCATCGGCGATGCCAAGGCCCAGGCGGACAAGGCCCGCGCCGACCTCAGCCGCAACCAGGCGCTGGTCAGCGATGGCTCGGTGTCGCGCCGCGACCTGGACGTCACCCGTGCCAGCCAGGCCGCTGCCGTCGCCACCCTGGCCCAGGCCAAAGCCGCGCTGGCCATCGCCCGTCAGGACCGCGAGACGGTCATCGTCAACCGCGCCGCACTGGAGGCCTCGGTGGAAAACGCCAAGGCAGCCGTGGAGCTGGCGCGCATCGATCTGGACAATACCCGCGTCACAGCCCCGCGCGATGGCCAACTGGGGCAGATCGGCACGCGCCTGGGGGCCTACGTCAACTCCGGCGCTCAACTGATGGCGCTGGTACCCGATACCGTGTGGGTGATTGCCAACATGAAGGAAACCCAGATGGCCAATGTGCGTATCGGCCAGCCGGTGACCTTCACCGTCGACGCCCTCAACCACCTGAAGCTGCGGGGCCATGTGCAGCAGATTTCACCGGCCACAGGCTCCGAGTTCGCTTTACTGCAAGCCGACAACGCCACCGGCAACTTCGTCAAGATCGCCCAGCGAATACCCGTGCGCATTACCGTCGATGCCGACCAGCCAGCGGCCAGGCGTCTGAGCCCTGGGATGTCGGTGGTGGTGAGTATCGATACCCAGGATGAAAGATGA
- a CDS encoding MFS transporter: MDKYTPHQWLPHEKPSLPGSPSTPLHTPAKRLAFGMVGLLVAITGGLGSALVTANLVFLQGALGATTAEMAWLPAAYVMTNVSMNLLLVKFRQQFGLRAFTEVFLVLYALVTFAHLFVNDLNSAIAVRAAHGMVGAALSSLGLYYMIQAFPAQWRLKAMVLGLGASQLALPLARIFSEDLLQIAEWRGLYLFELGLALAALGCVLLLKLPPGDRFKTFEPLDFLTFTLMASGTALLCAALSLGRIDWWLEAPWIGVALAASIALVFSGLAIEHNRQNPLLMTRWLGSGAIIRLGLCVILIRMVTSEQSTGAVGFLQVLNMGSEQMRTLYWVMLFGAVAGLATSALTISPNHLVIPLFISLLAMATGAFMDSSSSNLTRPAQMYLSQFLLAFGSTFFLGPSMALGISHVRANPRNLVSFSVLFGICNNLGGLIGAALLGTFQTWREKFHSSHLVDRLSYLEPLVNARVQSGGSGYAGILADPALRSEAGLRVLANAATREANVMAYNDVFMLIGSIAILTMIWICIRGSWLWYTARQAASPDSSSGTTNR, from the coding sequence ATGGATAAATACACCCCTCACCAGTGGCTGCCGCACGAAAAGCCCAGCCTGCCCGGTTCCCCTTCCACGCCCCTGCATACACCGGCCAAACGCCTGGCCTTCGGCATGGTCGGGCTGCTGGTGGCGATCACCGGCGGCCTGGGCAGCGCGCTGGTCACCGCCAACCTGGTGTTTCTGCAAGGGGCCCTGGGCGCGACCACTGCGGAAATGGCCTGGTTACCCGCCGCCTATGTCATGACCAACGTGTCGATGAACCTGCTGCTGGTCAAGTTTCGCCAACAGTTCGGCCTGCGCGCCTTCACCGAAGTATTTCTGGTGCTTTACGCACTGGTCACTTTCGCCCACCTGTTCGTCAACGACCTCAACTCGGCCATCGCCGTGCGGGCCGCTCACGGCATGGTAGGGGCCGCGCTGAGTTCGCTGGGCCTGTACTACATGATTCAGGCGTTCCCCGCGCAGTGGCGGCTCAAGGCCATGGTGCTGGGCCTGGGCGCCTCGCAGCTGGCCCTGCCGCTGGCGCGGATTTTCTCAGAAGACCTGCTGCAGATCGCTGAATGGCGCGGCCTGTACTTGTTCGAACTGGGCCTGGCACTGGCCGCGCTCGGTTGCGTACTGCTGCTCAAGCTGCCCCCCGGCGACCGCTTCAAAACCTTCGAGCCGCTGGACTTTCTGACCTTTACCCTGATGGCCAGCGGCACCGCCCTGCTCTGCGCCGCCCTGTCGCTGGGGCGCATCGACTGGTGGCTGGAAGCGCCGTGGATAGGGGTCGCCCTGGCCGCGTCGATCGCCTTGGTGTTCAGCGGCCTGGCCATCGAGCACAACCGCCAGAACCCGCTACTGATGACACGCTGGCTGGGCAGCGGCGCGATCATCCGCCTGGGCCTGTGCGTGATCCTGATTCGCATGGTCACCTCCGAGCAGTCCACCGGCGCCGTGGGGTTTCTGCAGGTGCTGAACATGGGCAGCGAACAGATGCGCACGCTGTACTGGGTGATGCTGTTCGGCGCGGTGGCGGGCCTGGCCACCAGCGCCCTGACCATCAGCCCCAACCACCTGGTGATCCCGCTGTTCATCTCGTTGCTGGCCATGGCCACCGGGGCGTTCATGGACAGCAGCTCGAGCAACCTCACCCGGCCGGCGCAGATGTACCTCAGCCAGTTCCTGCTGGCCTTTGGCAGTACCTTCTTCCTCGGCCCGTCCATGGCCCTGGGCATCAGCCACGTGCGCGCCAACCCGCGCAACCTGGTGAGTTTCTCGGTGCTGTTCGGCATCTGCAACAACCTCGGAGGCCTGATCGGCGCCGCGCTGCTGGGGACCTTCCAGACCTGGCGCGAAAAATTCCACTCCAGCCACCTGGTCGACCGCCTGAGCTACCTCGAACCGCTGGTCAACGCCCGCGTGCAAAGCGGTGGCAGTGGTTATGCCGGTATCCTCGCCGACCCGGCGCTGCGCAGCGAGGCCGGCCTGCGCGTATTGGCCAACGCGGCCACGCGTGAGGCCAACGTCATGGCCTACAACGATGTGTTCATGCTGATCGGCAGCATCGCCATCCTCACCATGATCTGGATTTGCATCCGCGGTTCCTGGCTGTGGTACACAGCCCGCCAGGCCGCTTCACCCGATTCCTCCAGCGGTACTACCAACCGATGA
- the uvrA gene encoding excinuclease ABC subunit UvrA, producing the protein MPPRPPTPPGFIRVRGAREHNLKNIDVDIPRDALVVFTGVSGSGKSSLAFSTLYAEAQRRYFESVAPYARRLIDQVGVPDVDAIEGLPPAVALQQQRGTPSARSSVGSVTTLSSSIRMLYSRAGSYPVGQPMLYAEDFSPNTPQGACPECHGLGRVYEVTEATMVPDPSLTIRERAVAAWPMAWQGQNLRDILVTLGYDVDIPWRELPQAQRDWILYTEETPTVPVYAGLTPAQTRAALKRKLEPSYQGTFSGARRYVMHTFMHSQSAQMRKRVSQFMRPSPCPLCQGKRLKREALAVTFAGRDIGELSRLPLQALAEVLRTVAAPGYLEQHEDTLTLEKRLAAQRIAHELLERIAPLIDLGLGYLALERSTPTLSSGELQRLRLATQLNSQLFGVIYVLDEPSAGLHPADSEALFEALQQLKQAGNSVYVVEHDLDTMRRADWLIDVGPAAGEHGGQVLYSGPPPGLAQVAASRTGAYLFAGQQPTRRTPRPAQAWLRLEGITRNNLRELSVQFPLGCFTAVTGVSGSGKSSLVSQALLELVSTHLGHAEQLSEPEEQSLEDEPELPSSGRVSAGLERIKRLVQVDQKPIGRTPRSNLATYTGLFDHVRKLFAATEQAKALGFDAGRFSFNVAKGRCASCEGEGFVSVELLFMPSVYAPCPTCHGARYNPQTLAVTWQGMTIAQVLQLTVDQALEAFAEQPPARRCLQVLQDIGLGYLRLGQPATELSGGEAQRIKLATELQRTARGATLYVLDEPTNGLHPQDIDRLLVQLNRLVDGGHSVVVVEHDMRVVAQSDWVIDIGPGAGDAGGTVVVSGTPGDVARCSASRTAEFLARAL; encoded by the coding sequence ATGCCACCCCGCCCCCCGACCCCGCCAGGCTTCATCCGCGTACGTGGCGCCCGTGAGCATAACCTCAAGAACATCGACGTCGACATCCCCCGGGACGCCTTGGTGGTTTTCACCGGCGTCTCTGGCTCCGGCAAGTCCTCGCTGGCCTTCTCCACCCTGTACGCCGAAGCCCAGCGCCGCTACTTCGAATCGGTCGCGCCCTATGCCCGGCGCCTGATCGACCAGGTCGGCGTGCCGGATGTCGACGCCATCGAGGGCCTGCCGCCAGCGGTGGCCCTGCAGCAGCAACGTGGCACCCCTAGCGCACGCTCGTCGGTGGGCAGCGTCACTACCCTTTCCAGCTCGATCCGCATGCTTTACTCGCGCGCCGGCAGCTACCCGGTGGGGCAGCCGATGCTGTATGCAGAGGACTTTTCGCCCAATACGCCCCAGGGCGCCTGCCCCGAATGCCATGGCCTGGGCCGGGTCTATGAGGTGACCGAGGCGACCATGGTCCCCGACCCGTCGCTAACCATCCGTGAGCGGGCGGTGGCAGCCTGGCCGATGGCCTGGCAGGGGCAGAACCTGCGCGACATCCTCGTGACCCTGGGCTATGACGTCGACATCCCCTGGCGTGAATTGCCCCAAGCGCAACGCGACTGGATCCTCTACACCGAAGAGACACCCACCGTCCCGGTGTATGCCGGCCTCACCCCGGCGCAGACCCGCGCCGCGCTCAAGCGCAAGCTCGAACCCAGCTACCAGGGCACCTTCAGCGGCGCCCGGCGCTACGTGATGCACACGTTCATGCATTCGCAGAGTGCGCAGATGCGCAAACGGGTCTCCCAGTTCATGCGCCCCAGCCCATGCCCGCTGTGCCAGGGCAAGCGCCTGAAGCGTGAGGCGCTGGCTGTAACCTTCGCCGGCCGTGACATCGGCGAGCTGTCGCGCCTGCCGCTGCAGGCACTGGCCGAGGTGTTGCGCACAGTGGCAGCGCCCGGTTATCTGGAGCAGCATGAAGACACCCTGACCCTGGAAAAACGCCTGGCGGCCCAACGCATCGCCCACGAATTGCTGGAGCGCATCGCGCCGCTGATCGACCTGGGGCTCGGCTACCTGGCCCTGGAGCGCAGCACACCGACGTTGTCTTCGGGCGAATTGCAGCGCCTGCGCCTGGCCACCCAGCTCAACTCTCAGCTGTTTGGCGTCATCTATGTGCTCGACGAGCCGTCGGCCGGGCTGCATCCGGCCGACAGCGAGGCGCTGTTCGAGGCGCTGCAGCAGCTGAAGCAGGCGGGTAACTCGGTGTACGTGGTGGAGCACGACCTGGACACCATGCGCCGGGCCGACTGGCTGATAGATGTCGGGCCGGCGGCAGGTGAACACGGCGGCCAAGTGCTTTACAGCGGCCCGCCACCAGGCCTCGCACAGGTCGCGGCGTCGCGCACCGGCGCCTACCTGTTTGCCGGACAACAGCCGACCCGCCGCACGCCGCGCCCAGCGCAGGCCTGGTTGCGGCTTGAAGGCATCACCCGCAACAACCTGCGTGAGCTCAGTGTGCAATTTCCCTTGGGCTGTTTCACGGCGGTCACTGGCGTCTCTGGGTCGGGCAAGTCGAGCCTGGTCAGCCAGGCCTTGCTGGAGCTGGTGAGTACACACCTGGGCCATGCCGAACAGCTGTCCGAACCCGAGGAGCAGAGCCTGGAGGACGAGCCTGAACTGCCCAGCAGCGGGCGCGTGAGTGCGGGGCTGGAGCGCATCAAGCGGCTGGTGCAGGTCGACCAGAAGCCCATCGGCCGCACGCCACGGTCCAACCTGGCCACCTACACCGGGCTGTTCGATCATGTGCGCAAGCTGTTCGCCGCAACCGAGCAGGCCAAGGCCCTTGGCTTCGATGCCGGGCGCTTCTCGTTCAACGTCGCCAAGGGCCGCTGCGCAAGCTGCGAAGGCGAAGGCTTCGTCAGTGTCGAACTGCTGTTCATGCCCAGCGTCTATGCGCCCTGCCCGACCTGCCACGGCGCACGCTATAACCCGCAGACCCTGGCCGTGACATGGCAAGGCATGACCATCGCCCAGGTACTGCAATTGACGGTCGACCAGGCGCTTGAAGCCTTTGCCGAACAGCCCCCGGCCCGGCGCTGCCTGCAGGTGCTGCAGGACATCGGCCTGGGCTACCTGCGGCTGGGCCAGCCGGCCACCGAACTGTCCGGCGGCGAGGCGCAGCGGATCAAGCTGGCCACCGAACTGCAACGCACCGCCCGCGGCGCTACGCTGTATGTGCTGGATGAGCCCACCAACGGGCTGCACCCGCAGGACATCGATCGCCTGCTGGTGCAGCTGAACCGGCTGGTAGACGGCGGGCACAGTGTGGTGGTGGTCGAGCATGACATGCGCGTGGTCGCGCAGAGCGACTGGGTGATCGACATCGGGCCAGGGGCTGGGGATGCGGGAGGTACGGTGGTGGTGAGTGGTACGCCCGGGGATGTGGCGAGGTGTTCTGCTAGCCGCACAGCCGAGTTTCTGGCCAGAGCTCTTTAG
- the tssA gene encoding type VI secretion system protein TssA, which translates to MPEFLNGLSLAALAAPIDGGSGEDLSFSALFDQIKEARRADPDYLTQGDWQTDLKTADWEKVINLSAQGLEQQSKDLMLVAWLNEGLAQRDHFQGITFGLNLCERILETFWETAYPSLEDGLDERAARLSWLKTTLTDIVGGLPITQGQNFGVLRYDESRHVENLALQNPKAMQTALSEGKINAEIFQRSVVLSDTEHLQAKAVQIAASLQACQRLQATTDRLFGTEAPSFASLADMLSRASQLAEKLLKDRGIELHPAAAEPEPAVTLSAASEPGEAMNTPVQTTAPAPMRTTPLTRDEAFTMLAGIAQFFKQTEPQSPVPYLIERAIKWGNMPLEGWLSDVIKDSNVVDNIRDVLGTREQRS; encoded by the coding sequence ATGCCTGAATTCCTCAACGGCCTTTCGCTGGCCGCGCTGGCCGCGCCGATCGACGGTGGCAGCGGCGAAGACTTGAGCTTCTCTGCCTTGTTCGACCAGATCAAGGAGGCGCGCCGGGCAGACCCTGACTACCTGACCCAGGGTGACTGGCAGACCGACCTGAAAACCGCCGACTGGGAAAAGGTCATCAACCTGTCGGCCCAAGGGCTTGAGCAGCAGAGCAAGGACCTGATGCTGGTCGCCTGGCTTAACGAAGGGTTGGCCCAGCGCGATCACTTCCAGGGCATCACCTTCGGCCTGAACCTGTGCGAACGCATCCTAGAAACCTTCTGGGAGACCGCCTACCCGTCGCTCGAGGACGGCCTGGACGAGCGCGCCGCGCGGCTGTCCTGGCTCAAGACCACGCTCACCGACATCGTCGGTGGCTTGCCCATTACCCAAGGGCAGAATTTCGGCGTGCTGCGTTACGACGAATCACGCCATGTAGAAAACCTTGCCTTGCAAAACCCCAAGGCGATGCAAACCGCGCTCAGCGAGGGCAAGATCAACGCCGAGATCTTCCAGCGCTCGGTGGTGCTCAGCGACACCGAGCACCTGCAGGCCAAGGCCGTGCAAATTGCCGCGAGCCTGCAGGCCTGCCAACGCCTGCAAGCGACCACCGACCGCCTGTTCGGTACCGAAGCGCCAAGTTTTGCCAGCCTCGCCGACATGCTTTCGCGGGCCAGCCAACTGGCAGAGAAACTGCTCAAGGACCGCGGCATTGAATTGCATCCTGCCGCCGCAGAGCCAGAGCCTGCCGTCACCCTCAGCGCAGCCAGCGAGCCAGGTGAAGCGATGAATACGCCCGTTCAGACCACAGCGCCTGCGCCCATGCGCACCACCCCGCTGACCCGAGACGAAGCCTTTACGATGCTCGCCGGCATTGCCCAGTTCTTCAAACAGACCGAGCCGCAAAGCCCGGTACCGTATCTGATAGAGCGCGCCATCAAGTGGGGCAACATGCCGCTCGAGGGCTGGCTGAGCGATGTGATCAAAGACAGTAATGTGGTGGACAACATCCGCGACGTGCTGGGGACACGCGAGCAGCGCTCCTGA